agcgcgcgcacccgcagctccggcgtccgcatcggcgacaacgcctcccccatcggccgcttcgtcctcgtcgagcccaagccggagcccggcctacCCGCGGAGTATGAGAAGGTAGCCCGGCGTGgcatctccgacgaggacgccctgcggtgggcgcgggacgactacctccgcgacgagatggtccggcagcgccgggccctggaggagatcgccgcccgcaagcgtgggcgcgaggacgagcacggcgtcgtggtcctcgacagcgacgacgacgacgacgcccccggaccgtccaacccgccgcgccaaccggggaagggatgcagcagggacggcggaggcgtcggcgggggcgacgacgacgacgacgacggcggcggtgactacacgcggttctaccgcctcctcggcatgtagaaccgcgtgggtgggcggcgaggcgggcggcgagggagacggcgggggtagcccgcggtagttttccctttttgtaaaatatgtttaaatttgaacgaatTCGAACGTGTTTGCGTTGTGTTTGCGCCAAATTTAATCATTTTAAAAACCCGTGGGGGggcgcgactggggggcatcacgcccccagtgcgcggtttagcgccagTGCGCCCtcagggggcgattttttgcccttcttggggggccaacggctggagatgccctaaacatcaatgtgtgtgcaactagactacattacaagccaactaaatatCAACGTGTGTGCAATTAGTCttactgccaactaaacatcaatgtgtgtgcaactagactacattaaaaGTCAACTAAACATCAATTTATGTGCAAATAGACTATATCGCGGCGAGGTCGAATCATCTTGATCTGCATCGTACGGGCGGTCGCTGCACCCCAACATCTCCAACGAGTTCGCCGGAGCGCCCCTCGTTCACATGCTTTCTTCTGCCCATGAAAACCATGCACTTCATCCATGAGAATCTACACAGCTCGTAGCAGCAGCTGCATACACAAAACAGTGATGGGATCTCGATCAAATCTTCTATCAATCAAGAAGATGGTGCATGCTTGGGCCAGTGACATGCCGCCTGTTGCTGCAGCCGGCTAGGCTGGGCGTCCTACCGGTGGAGGAGCTAGCGGCGGGAAGGTCCTCACAAGCATCGCGCACATGGCGTCTTTGGGGTAGCCGAGGCGGGGGAGCAGATGGCAGAAAGCTGTGACATGGCCGTGGCCGTCGTCCTGCACCTGCAAGAAAGAAGGTAGAGTGGAGCTGGTGGAGAGAGAAGGGAGGGATACGGTGGCCGGAGAGCAGTGCCTTGGGGAAGGAGCGGCGGAGGGAGCGGAAGAGCTCGGAGGGcggggtggaggagggggaggaggcgagCACGTAGTCGACGACGGCACCTACAGCCTCGGGCGAGACGGCGCGGATGAAGCTCTCGAGGGCGGCGAGCGCTATGGTTGGACGGGACGAAGGGATAGAAACAGTTGTGGTCATCGAGCGGCGTCGGCTCGAGAAACCGCCCCGACCAGGTACCACCTGACCAACGCGCGAGATGATAGGAGTGAGATCGTGCGCCAGGAGCCGGCCGCTCGACTCCTCCGAATAGTGCGCGCGCACTTTTTAGAATTTAGGATTATTTTTTGCCTCGGAACCTCAAAATTTTGAAGATAGCCCTGTCCGCCGTTTATTGTCCTAGCTGGCGATGACATGTAAATGCCTTTTGGGGGGTCATGTGTCACATGACCGAAGATATTTTTGCCTACACATGCCGACTGGGTGGTCGTCACCGTCGTTCTAATAAACAACGCTCTAGTCCATAGACCAGGCGCACGCTCCATCGAAGCTTGTTGGCGTTCCCTGCCCTCGGGGTCTGCGCATGGATAACTCGTGGGTGGGCCCGCCGCTCCCCTCACCCCGCAGATTTTTGTACCCGCCCGTGCAAGGAACCCACCAAACCGATTAGCCCAACCCAGCCATTCCCCAAGCAGCAGAGGCGGAGAAAAAGACAGCCGGCGgcagaggaggggaggccaggccaaCCACCGgtcggagcggcggcggcggcggtgggtatCTGAGTTACTGGCATGGTGGGCCTCGTAGGTGGCGGCGCGCGGGCCTGGAGGCTCAGCGACGAGGCGGCTAACGGCGCAGGTggaggaggggcggcgacggaggCGGACTACATGCGGCGGCTGCACGGCCACGCGCCCGGCGAGAACCAGTGCACCTCCGCACTCGTCAAGCACATCAAGGCCCCCGTGCACCTCGTGAGACCCCCATCCTTTCCCTCCCCGCCCCTGCTCCTCCTTTGCTGTACCTTTCACTGTTGCGTGGTTAATGGATTCTGATGCCGTGCTTGCCTCGGTTGGTGGGTATTTCCTGGATCTGGGATTCTCGTTTTGCTGCGCTTGCTTTGGCGATCTTGTTCGGCTATTGGCTTGTTGACGTGTTTGTGATAGAATTCAATGGCCCAAATCTCCCGGGCAGATGGATAGCTATTTCATCGCGCCGACTGTTTGATTCATGTACCACTGTGTTTGCAGGTTTGGTCGCTCGTGCGGAGCTTCGACCAGCCGCAGCGGTACAAGCCGTTCGTCAGCCGCTGCGTGGTGCGCGGTGGCGACCTCGAGATCGGCAGCGTGCGGGAGGTCAACGTCAAGACCGGTCTGCCGGCCACAACTAGCACCGAGAGGCTCGAGCAGCTGGATGACGACGAGCATATCCTCAGTGTCAAGTTTGTTGGAGGCGATCACCGGCTCAGGGTTCGTGCTTTCTAGTCATTTACTGCTCTACTTCTTACTAGTGCCTAAATGCTCCATTATAATAATTGCTAGATCCTGCAAAATAATAGCTAGATGCTCCATTACAAGTCTGATGCTAACATAGTCATAGATAATATAAAATTGAATGCAATAACTTTGTCTGCCATATTAGAATGAACCAGCCCCCTTGCAGAATTATTATGCAGGGGTAAAGGCTGTCTAGAAATTCccttccccagaccccaccttgtgtgggtgCTTTGAGCATGGGTACACCCTTCATTAGAACTAATAATGGTCTCATTGAGAGTGTTGGGATTTCCACAACGATCACAAACCCCTCAGATAGAATCTGAGAATAAAACTCAGAATGGCCACCCCTCAATTCAAGAGAAGAGTACCGATTGGATCAAGAAGAAAACCCCTATTATATGAGGGGTCTTGGAAACTGTTGTGACGCTTTCGTGACGAAGGTCACCGGGGCAACTTGTGACAAATGATAGCATTTTACTCACTTTGTGTACATTTGTAATTACTAATTGGAAAGGAAGCATTTAGCTTTTGAAGAGATCACAAGTGCTTGTCCTGCAGTTTTACAAAATCAGGTGTTTGACCACTAAGGAAGGAACACGGTCATAATAGTTTGCAGTGTGATTTTCTTGCGTTGTCTACCTTCTCTAGAAGGAACATGATGTGCATGTGGTTTTACTGTATCTTGAACCTTGCAAGAAGTTGAAAAGTTAAATTTTTGTTGATGGACATGCCTGCACCGATGATCTTTAAGCTTCTGTTTGATCCATACTGATCTGATGTGTTTCCACTTCTTCAGAACTACTCATCCATCATAACAGTCCACCCACAGAGTATTGATGGGCGGCCAGGGACACTTGTGATCGAGTCCTTCGTGGTTGATGTGCCCGACGGCAACACAAAGGATGAGACTTGCTACTTCGTTGAGGCCGTGATCAAGTGCAACCTCACATCTCTCGCTGAGGTATCGGAGCGGCTAGCAGTTCAGTCACCTACATCGCCGCTTGAACAATAGCATCCTCACGGGCACGGACTTGTGAATCGGCATGAATAAGAAAGAAGCTTCAAAGGCTAGCAGGAAATTTCTATCTTTTACAGACCGGTAGATTCTCCATTTTcttccatacatacatacatacatacatacatacatatatatataNNNNNNNNNNNNNNNNNNNNNNNNNNNNNNNNNNNNNNNNNNNNNNNNNNNNNNNNNNNNNNNNNNNNNNNNNNNNNNNNNNNNNNNNNNNNNNNNNNNNNNNNNNNNNNNNNNNNNNNNNNNNNNNNNNNNNNNNNNNNNNNNNNNNNNNNNNNNNNNNNNNNNNNNNNNNNNNNNNNNNNNNNNNNNNNNNNNNNNNNNNNNNNNNNNNNNNNNNNNNNNNNNNNNNNNNNNNNNNNNNNNNNNNNNNNNNNNNNNNNNNNNNNNNNNNNNNNNNNNNNNNNNNNNNNNNNNNNNNNNNNNNNNNNNNNNNNNNNNNNNNNNNNNNNNNNNNNNNNNNNNNNNNNNNNNNNNNNNNNNNNNNNNNNNNNNNNNNNNNNNNNNNNNNNNNNNNNNNNNNNNNNNNNNNNNNNNNNNNNNNNNNNNNNNNNNNNNNNNNNNNNNNNNNNNNNNNNNNNNNNNNNNNNNNNNNNNNNNAGGATTAGTATGTAGACTTGTGTACTTGTACTAGTAGCTAGTGATGCTTTAGATCTTAGCAACTGCACCTAGCTACCTCATGGTTATGTATGCATACCTAGTATGTGTATGTAACAGGGAAGCATATGGAGTGGTTTTGCCTCTTTGGTGCATTTGAGACAACTAGATGCCTACTGTACTATGTTCTTGGATAACATTCCACTAACGCTTGGGGTTGAGGATTTTGACTTGTAGATTTTGGAATGGCGCTGTAATATATACATTGGTGGAAGAGTTCTCCTCGCTGTTATTGAGATGGAAGTAAATGGATAATTTATCTCTGTAGCACCGTAGTCAAAGGATATGAGGGTATATCCGTTTCAGCAATTTTTGGTTAATCATGGGTTCTTGGGGTTGTAATTGACATGATTGGTGAGAGAAATGTCTGAGTTTTCCTGTGTAAAGTTAGGTTGCCAACCGTTTGAATGCCAATAGAAAGTCACGAGGACGAGGAAAGAAGATCATCCTTCTATGCCTCTCTTTCATGCTTGCTTGGCTAGGCTCGATTCACATTGATACATTGATTtgaagtcaaacaattaaagtctCGTCGTTCTAATCCTCTTGTTGTAACTTGTAAGTACctttctaagcacgtgtagataagCCAAGGCATCACTTTCAATACTAGAAGCTCCTGAAATGACttctagaaagaaaagaaaaaaaagtctgCTGGGCAAAACAATGCGGGAACTGTTTGCGTCTGCTTGTAATTTTGTGTGGTTGAGGGAGACGTTGACAGCGACTTATTCCTACCCCGATGGATGTCAGTTTTGCAAGAAAAAGATCTTCAAGAAATTGTGAGCATCTCCAAGGTCTCCTCCAAATCACCCCGTTTATTCATACAACGGATTTGGACGATGTAACCACAAGTCGACACCCCTGGATCACCGAAATATGTCCATTTATCCACTCATCCCCTATTTCTTCCTACAATTTTGGGGACAATGCAGGGTAGCTCCATTTTGTCTCATGTTTGTTGCCACATCAGGACGGGCCTACCACCAACCCTCTTTCCTCTATTTTGTTGACATTGTTTGTTTTGAGGTTGCTTACCCCTTGTGCTCGCCTTTGTCAAAAACGTTCCTAGGCTCCTgccgccggccctctccccctgccTCTCCTCTCCCGAAGGTGGTTGCCGGCTCGCCGCAGGGCCGCTAGTGAAGGTGGCGGCGAGGATTTGGCTGCTCTTCCTCGGGGAGCTCTGGATTTGTGGCGGCGGCCTCGGCTGGTGGATCGACGTCGGGCCTGCGGCGTCCGGCGCTCGTTGGTGCTGGCCATTCTTTCTCGGCCGCGGGGGTGGCAAGGTAGCGGCGGGTGGTGGCTGTGATGCGGGCGGCTCCTTGGTGCCCGATGTAGATCTGGAGGCTTCCGTTTGCTTCAGCCAAGGCTGCCTCCGATGGTCCTCCCTTGGGCGGCCATCAGTCGCTGGAGTTGGGCCAGTTTGGAGGCTGGAGGTGGGAGGCGGCTCCGGAGAAATCCGAGGTCGACActgttggccacgacggtggtgatGCCCAAGGGCGTCGTACCCTTCTTGTAGGCGCTGTCCAGGTTGACTTCTTCCACTCTTCCTCCCCCAGGTCGTATGCCGGGTGAAAGCCCCAATCCTTGCTGGATCGAGCGACAGCGGCGCTCCGGGCGTCGTTCGTGGTGAGCTTGGGGTGGATGTGATGCTTTGGTTGCTTGGCGGCGGTTGTGTGACACCCCCGACTtaatcgtgcactaatcatacacgcaaatgcacacgatcaagatcagagactcacgggaagatatcacaacacaactctagacacaaattcaaacataaagctttatattacaagccagggccacgAAGGCTCAAATACATAAGTCagaggaagcaacaatatctgagtacagacgtgAATAGACAAGTTTGGCTTAAGAAGGCTGAGCAAAACAATGACATCTACATCAAAaaggcacatgcctcctgcctaagagtctcctaactactcctgctcgtcggtggtctccacgtagtagtaggctctaTTGGTGTAGTAATAGTCATCGACGGGATCAACTAGCTCCTGAGCTCCGTCATCTGATCACAGCAATCGCGTAGAGAAGAaaaaggtagcaaagcaaccgtgagtactcatccaaagtacccgcaagacttacatcagatctatgctaagtatgcatcgatatcaaaggaatggggctatatctttggactatactgcagaaatgccagaacagaagggaaggcctagcctatcgaagactagcatcttgcagCGTCTTGCAGCATTAGAAAGAGAGTAGAGTAACATATCATATAGTAACAAGTATATATTAGCCATGCCCAGAGATCctacctcgactccctgcgagaaaacaaTCTCGGAGCCATCATATGCATTTAGGCTCTCCAATATGTAGTTCTTgttgtaatagatcaggatacaactccgagcgttcattaccgtggacacggctattcgaatagatatacttCCTTGcatgggtgcaccaacttacccaacacgctcgattaacTATGGGTGGACACActttttgggtcatgcccggccttggttgatcgacacaccgtagtcctacctagactcaacagagaggccaacacgccgatctacatcctaaatgcgaaggggTAATGGACCAATCACCCTTTGCAATCCTGCGCGTTATGAACGCGGCCTGGAGCAGACCCACCCCCTTATACAAGCGCAGGTGATTACCGTCCAACTGGGCGCGCGCCGCTCAATTGCTGACGTTTGTGAGCTTTCGGAAGAATCGTAcgccgtcgagtgcccataattattctcgcgtggtggttagtgcgaaaaggcCAAAGGCCTGCTCAGATCACATATCCAAGCCCGTTAGTGTTTTAGGAGCACGCGGGGACGATCAGTGACcttgtcgccccgtctcgaggacttatgACAAGGGTCAGGCCCATCCCTCTCTAGGGCGGTTTGCTtacccggccatgcctcgtaattatctcgcgggtaccCTCTAGGTCAACCCGACTAACAAGATATTGTCGGGAACTCAGGtctccacctctaccgggatggtacCGCATGTCCCTTCAGTCCCACAGCACCAGTAAGAGGGGCAACATGTAAAGG
The sequence above is a segment of the Triticum dicoccoides isolate Atlit2015 ecotype Zavitan chromosome 1A, WEW_v2.0, whole genome shotgun sequence genome. Coding sequences within it:
- the LOC119368673 gene encoding abscisic acid receptor PYL5 — its product is MVGLVGGGARAWRLSDEAANGAGGGGAATEADYMRRLHGHAPGENQCTSALVKHIKAPVHLVWSLVRSFDQPQRYKPFVSRCVVRGGDLEIGSVREVNVKTGLPATTSTERLEQLDDDEHILSVKFVGGDHRLRNYSSIITVHPQSIDGRPGTLVIESFVVDVPDGNTKDETCYFVEAVIKCNLTSLAEVSERLAVQSPTSPLEQ